The Oryctolagus cuniculus chromosome 4, mOryCun1.1, whole genome shotgun sequence genomic sequence GAAAGATATAAATGTGCTCTGGCCACAGCCATACCATAATTGCCCAGCTAACACTGACATGCAGTCGGGCACCATGTCCTTTCTAGGCTATCCTGCATTTGGCGGTGCCACATCCTACAGAACACATTGTTATATTCCGGTAACAACTTCTGCTCCTCTTTCTTCTGAAGTGGTAAGCCCTGCCTTTGAACTCTGCTTACCCAGTAGCTGTCAAGGagatctctggctcctggatcaAAGCCAAGAATCCTATTGTGAAGTACCAAGCTGCAAATCTCCAAGCTGTGAGCCCAAGACCTGCGACACAAGTTGTGATCCGCCAAACTCCTGTGGGCCCTGCAACTCCCCATCAGCAGGCCAAGTCATCACTGCCTGTGAAATCACCAATATCAGACCTAcccccagctgctgcccaggCACTCAAGCTAAGGGGTATGTATCCCGTTGCTACCCACTCACTCAATACGCATCCAAAGGCTGCCAGACACTTCGCCATTTCTCTACTTCCCTTGGGCAACTTAACTACTCACACAAGAGTCTTTGGCCTCTAAATTACTGTGGACTGGAGAACTCGGGGGTCAGATCCTACCAAAATCGTGGCTTTGTACCCAGTAGCTTCTCACCATCATGTTATATTGCCAGCAGCTACCAACCCCAAAGCTACTTAGTGAGAAATTGCCGATATCCGAGTTATGGGTTGACAAGGCGCCAACCTCTAAGCTGTTTACGTAGAAATTTGCCATCTCTGAGCTGTGTACCTAGTACCTTTCCACCTCTGAGATATTTATGCAGTGGTAGCAGACCTCTGAATTGCTATTGACCAGCAAAAAGCATTTACAGCAGCTAGAAATTGCCCAATTCTGTGAAGTAAGAATCTCTAACATTCTGCAAATTACCTTATGCATCTGAAGAACCTTATCATATTAGCCTCATATATAACTCCAGGGATTGATAACCATAGGCACTACCACCTGCTAGCTTTTATTCTATTGCTTTGTTAATAgtctttgtgttaaagtctgaTCCTATAGGTAGTAATATTTCTGGAGTCAGTGAGGAGATGCCACATGAAATATAGCCATTGCCGGTCTTTTTACTGTAAGCATCATTGTCCCTTACCTGCCAGTATGATCATCAGCTACCTTTCCTTGATGGACGGGTACACTTTTGCTTCAGAGCTTATTCTAGAATGCCAGTTCTTTCAGGAGGTTTGGCttttaatcaatatttttttcaGCTGCCTTACTAGCACCTTGCTAATGAGCGGAGAGATAACATTATATGAAACATAATGAACTGTGCTTTTTCATCCTTTCCCTACTGACTTATTGAAACCAAGTGCAAATAGCCATGGCCAACTGGAACTCAAAAACAGAAGACTTCAGCAAATTTCTTCCAAAGAAGCCATAAAACATAGGATCAACCGGCACTTGACTTTTGTCCTGAATGCCTAGGAGAAAGCCTAAGAAGAAGATAAAGCACAACAATTGTTTGTAACAAGAATGATAAAATACTTTTATAGCTGCCTCATGATTAGTGTTAGTCTAGCTTTGCTGAATTGTTGCATTTTGATTTTGGAAACATGCCTGGTTCTTGGATAATAAACACATTTCTATCTGAAAAGAATGGCTTTCCTTATGCCTTATTTCACATTCACTAAAGTTTATCCATGTGCAGAACAACATACATAACTGATGAGAAGTTATTTctgctatttattttataatctaaaTCAGAAAATGTAAGGAAGATAGGCTTTGAAGTCcgtggtttttatttgttaattttattttattctgtttgtaACACATTAATTGTGTCTCTTTTAGAAAGTATGTGGCTGATATTGACATGGAAATTGGTAGGAATATTtgcaaaataagtaaatttagtAAAATGTGCATTGTGCAtgaaatttatgcatattttacTGCATAGCATGTGTATTTATTAGTTTTATAGGTAAGGTGTGGCAATTGAATAGAGTTAATATTGAATCCCTTGAAAAGTAATTTAACCTCTAAGTTTTCatccaaaaatataaattaaaccaTCTATCTTAGTAGTAAAAATAACATGATAGATATCCTAAGGTTTATGGTAAATAAAAAGTAAGTCTAATTTAAAGACAAATGTCATGGTCCCTGAAGTTGAGTATACCGTAGATTGGTAGACTGGGGTAGGATCACCAATGTCAAATCAGTGACCAAAACTGAAATTTACAAAGCAGGCAAATGTGGTTGGTAgcttatttatatatacagtagGCTTACTGTGCATAGAAAAAGACTTCTGAGGAAGTATTAATATACTCTTTCAGCTTCAACACTTCTGCTGGCCATCAAATCACTCTTGTATGTGTTCATTCAGTTTTCACAGAACTGTACTTgccaaaaatgttttctttatattgagAAAAATATCTCTGTCCTTTGCAACCATCTATTGTCCATGTAGGAGCAGTTCAATACCTTTAACATAGGATAGGTGtttaagtatttgaaaataaCTCTTTGTGTCTTAGCTGAGAATTATGTTATCCAAACTAAACAAAAATTCTTTCTGTTTGTCAGCTTTAATTGTAAATCTAGTTTTTGAATCATTGAATGGGACACGTTAGGGGCTTTAAGATTTATAAATCCGAGGGTGAGCACTGTGTTACACTGATGAAGCCACGACTTGTGATCCCGCATTTTGTACAAGAGTGTTTGGCTCAAGTCCCATCTATTCCACTTCCAtcccaacttcttgctaatgtgcatcctgggaagtaatagatgatggtccaagtacatgagtcccatccactcacgtgggaaatgTGGATAGAATTTCACGTTCCTGGGTTAGGCCTGGATCAAACCTGGTTGTCCTGGgaattgggaagtgagccagcagatggaaaatagcactctctctctcttccccccctcatcatatctctgtatctctatctctctggcctctgtctttcaaataaataaaaatagacattaaaaatagTTATAGTTCCTATTCTCAAGAATTATTCATATAGGTAATGTATGGAAACAAACATAATATTTTTCAATCATATTAAGAACAACATTTGAACTTCAGAACAAGGGAAGAAGATGACTTCTAACTGGAAGAATGAGGGAACACTTCACATAAGAAATAGTCCTGACATTATGATTGAATAAGGAAATGACTAGAAGTCTGAGAAAAGGAGGCAGGGGTGACAGGAAAATTTGAAAAGAGCTGTGGTTAAGTTTGGCCAGAACAAAGGGCACATAAAATAACCAGTGAAAAATATTGGGAGAAAATACAGGACATTAAAGTCCTCGGGTAGGAAAGAATGAGCAAATAAGCAATAGCtattaaatgaaagatttctgaatatggcaaaatcaaaataaaatactcctgataatataaaatgccacCCAGATGTTAAAATTAAGCAAGAGGGTGTGTAGGGGTAGGACTGTTGAGGCATATGAGAACTCTCCATATTTTCAACTCAGTTTTTCTATaaacattaaatctaaaaaaataaacaagcaacacaaaatagaaaaaatcagaattgagagaaaatatgtataatacattgttttatatacacatatattcacTATATTATATTCATGGTATAACAGTAATGCATTGCTATAATATTGGGTACTTCACTAtagtatattattttaattattctattattagttattattaatCTCCTACATGCCTAACTTATGAATTGAACTTTATCATAGTTTTTTAATCTAGGAAATAATAGTCTATTTACAGTTCAGTACCATCTGCAGTTTTAAGTGTCCTCTCGGGTCTTGGAATGCATCTCCTGTAGCTTAGGGAGACCTACTATATTCATTACAGAATTGCTTGAAaactaaaaaattgaaaataatggcAATTGCCATCAATAGCAGATCACAAACTAAACTGTAATCTAAtcatgttagtaaatattttacagCAATGTAAAAGAAAGACATTGTTCCATATGAATTAATATGATAAAAGAAATGTTATGACACAAAAAGAATGATTAAAATACAAGATACAAAATGTGACATGTTTTGTATAATcagacacataaaaatatatacttttctaTATAATATATGTTCTGTAGCCtgctatatatataatatatatacacatacacactatgGTAATATATTAAATAGAATACATAAGGATAAGATTAAAAACTACACTATATTCTAAATACgcacaccctatacaaaaatatatttgtgtatacatatatacaatattcTTTTTCTCTGGTAGAATATCTAATTGCTAATACCTTCatgttattattaataaaaatgtcggggatcattgtggcacagctggctacGGCACCACTTGGTACTCCTAccttctatatcagagtgcctgggatccagcgccacctctgcctcttctttagatatagcttcctgataatgcacctggaaggcagcagatgatatctcAAGTACTGAGTTGCtaccaccaacgtgggagatgcagatagtgtttccagctcctggcttctgcctgcttcagcactggctgttgaggacatttggacattcagcagatggaagactcctctctctctctctcccccatatattctgactttcaaataaaaaaaaaaaggagaataaataaacattaatgatGGGCCCGTCGCCGTgctggctcatttggctaatcctccacctgtgacgccagtatcccatatgggcgctgggttctagtcctggttgctcctgttccagtccagctctctgctgtggcccaggagggcagcggaggatggcccaagtgtttaggctcctgcacctgcatgggagaccaggaagaagcacttggctcttggcttcggatcagtgcagcgccggctgtagcagccatttggtggggtgaaccaacggaaggaagacctttctctctgtctctcactctcactgtctataattctacctgtcaaataaataaataaaaataaaaaaaaaataatgataataataaatttgaaaagaaaaattaagtaggCATCAATCTTCTAAGGCATGTTATCTTCTAGAATGTTATAGGATGTGAACATTTATGTTTTTCCTGATGAATTTCAGCTAAAAtattatgtttaattttaaaaagcacaaattgTGTTCATAACTCCAGTGGCTGCTCATTTATAGAACTAAGCTGATTTAAATTAGTACTTAAATATACATAATAGAAACTTCTTTTCCCTTAAATTTCACTGCACAATTGACCAACACTTTCTACATCTTGactaaaattttctttgtaagaAAAAAGTCTCCTAGTTATAtactcaaaatattattttcagggccagcattgtgatgtagcaggatAAACCTCCTGCAGTtctgacattccatatgagcaccagttggagtccaggctgctccacttcttcttttttaagaaaacattcatttatctatcagaaaggtggagttacagagagagaagaagagagagatagagatagagatagagagagagagagagagagagattccatccactggttcatttgccaaatggcagcaacagttggggttgggccaggctgaaactaggaatgATGagttccatcaggatctcccatgtgagtggcaggatcccaagtacttgagtcattttctgctgccttccaggagcattaacagggagttggattggaagcagagcggctgaGACTCAAATATAGCACTCAactaggatgctggtgtctcagatggtagcttaaccc encodes the following:
- the KRTAP24-1 gene encoding keratin-associated protein 24-1 produces the protein MEISKHTIREVATSIWPSTERRKRERLLGIPRKDINVLWPQPYHNCPANTDMQSGTMSFLGYPAFGGATSYRTHCYIPVTTSAPLSSEVVSPAFELCLPSSCQGDLWLLDQSQESYCEVPSCKSPSCEPKTCDTSCDPPNSCGPCNSPSAGQVITACEITNIRPTPSCCPGTQAKGYVSRCYPLTQYASKGCQTLRHFSTSLGQLNYSHKSLWPLNYCGLENSGVRSYQNRGFVPSSFSPSCYIASSYQPQSYLVRNCRYPSYGLTRRQPLSCLRRNLPSLSCVPSTFPPLRYLCSGSRPLNCY